The following are from one region of the Aequoribacter fuscus genome:
- a CDS encoding alpha-D-glucose phosphate-specific phosphoglucomutase — MTQVVDVTTTQFADQKPGTSGLRKQVSVFQQAHYLENFVQSTFNVIGGGQGKTLVLGGDGRFYNRAAAQTIIHMAAANGFARVIVGQGGILSTPAASAVIRARGADGGLILSASHNPGGPNGDFGIKFNGANGGPAVESMTNAIFEETKVLQRYCTLQDAAETDLDTLGETSLAGTVIEVLDPVAIYADLMEGLFDFEAIKELLTNPRFQLRFDAMHAVTGPYAREILVNRLGAPETSLMNAEPKEDFGGEHPDPNLVHAKDLVDLLNGDEMIAFGAASDGDGDRNMVLGTGFYINPCDSLAVLTANAHLVPGYSGGLAGVARSLPTSRAVDRVAAYLGIEFFETPTGWKFFGNLMDAGRITLCGEESFGTGSSHIREKDGLWAVLFWLNLIAVRAQPARSIVRDHWERFGRDFFSRHDYEGIDSDQANALMQALTSRLESLPGQTFGDLVVARADNFSYRDPVDDSESYNQGIRIVFENDARIVVRLSGTGTSGATLRVYYDQHERDPAYFSVYAQRYLEPLFAASEAILNIQHFTGRDAPDVIT; from the coding sequence ATGACACAAGTTGTGGACGTAACGACGACACAGTTTGCTGATCAAAAGCCCGGCACCTCGGGCTTACGAAAACAAGTGAGCGTATTTCAGCAAGCGCATTATCTAGAAAATTTTGTGCAGTCTACGTTTAACGTGATTGGCGGTGGCCAAGGTAAAACCTTGGTCCTGGGCGGCGATGGACGCTTCTACAATAGAGCCGCAGCACAAACCATTATTCACATGGCAGCCGCTAATGGGTTTGCACGCGTTATTGTCGGGCAAGGCGGAATCTTGTCGACACCTGCGGCGTCGGCGGTGATTCGCGCCCGAGGCGCCGATGGCGGTTTGATTCTGTCGGCCAGTCATAACCCGGGCGGTCCCAACGGTGACTTTGGTATTAAGTTCAATGGTGCTAATGGTGGTCCAGCGGTCGAGTCGATGACCAATGCCATTTTTGAAGAAACCAAAGTGCTTCAGCGGTATTGCACGCTTCAGGACGCCGCTGAAACCGACTTGGACACTCTTGGTGAAACTTCGCTTGCGGGCACGGTGATCGAAGTGCTTGACCCGGTTGCTATTTACGCTGACTTAATGGAAGGTCTGTTTGACTTTGAAGCGATTAAAGAGCTGTTGACGAATCCTCGATTTCAGCTGCGCTTTGATGCCATGCACGCAGTCACAGGCCCCTATGCGCGTGAGATTTTAGTGAACCGTCTCGGTGCGCCCGAGACTAGCTTAATGAATGCTGAGCCTAAAGAAGACTTCGGGGGTGAACACCCCGATCCGAACTTGGTCCACGCCAAAGACTTGGTCGATTTGCTCAATGGCGATGAAATGATCGCTTTTGGTGCGGCCTCTGATGGCGATGGAGATCGCAATATGGTGTTGGGCACTGGATTTTACATTAATCCTTGCGATTCGCTGGCGGTGTTGACCGCTAATGCGCACCTAGTGCCGGGATACTCTGGGGGTTTGGCCGGTGTGGCGCGCTCGCTGCCCACCTCACGTGCGGTTGATCGCGTGGCTGCGTATTTGGGCATCGAGTTTTTTGAAACGCCCACGGGTTGGAAGTTTTTCGGTAATCTCATGGACGCTGGTCGCATTACGCTGTGTGGCGAAGAAAGCTTTGGGACGGGTTCAAGCCACATCCGCGAAAAAGACGGCCTGTGGGCGGTATTATTCTGGTTAAACTTGATCGCCGTGCGAGCACAGCCGGCTCGCTCGATTGTTCGCGATCACTGGGAACGCTTCGGGCGCGATTTTTTCTCGCGGCATGATTATGAAGGCATCGATAGCGACCAGGCCAATGCCTTGATGCAAGCGCTCACCAGTCGTCTTGAGAGTTTACCTGGACAGACGTTCGGTGATTTGGTGGTCGCTCGTGCTGATAATTTTTCCTACCGCGACCCCGTGGATGATAGCGAAAGCTACAATCAGGGTATTCGCATCGTGTTTGAAAATGATGCGCGTATTGTCGTGCGTCTATCTGGTACGGGCACATCGGGCGCTACACTCAGAGTGTATTACGACCAGCACGAGCGTGACCCCGCGTATTTCAGTGTGTATGCTCAGCGGTATTTGGAGCCCTTGTTTGCAGCATCCGAGGCCATATTAAACATACAACACTTTACTGGTCGGGATGCGCCGGACGTCATTACTTGA
- the glgC gene encoding glucose-1-phosphate adenylyltransferase, with protein MDNPRYVSRLTKNTLALVLAGGRGSRLFELTNWRAKPALYFGGKYRIIDFPLSNCINSGVRRVGVLTQYKSHSLVRHIVRGWSHFKKELGEFVEILPASQRYSDDWYQGTADAIYQNLDIIRAEKPEYVLILSGDHVYKMDYGAMLVRHVESGADMSVCCLEVPVEEAAGAFGVLEVDETMRVKSFQEKPAEPAEIPGSPGICLASMGNYIFNTRMLFDLLLEDAASAKSSHDFGNDIIPSMIERAHVQAYPFRDSQTGGQGYWRDVGTLDSFWEANMELVHATPALNMYDPDWPIWTYQEQLPPAKFVHDYDGRRGEAIDSVVSGGCIISGSTVRRSVVFSNVHIHSHGMIESSVILPGVDIGRGVKLRNVIVDRGVRVPDGLEVGFDIEQDKANGFRVSPKGRVLITRGMLGQPEGYA; from the coding sequence ATGGATAATCCTCGTTACGTTAGCCGTTTAACAAAAAATACGCTGGCTTTAGTGCTGGCCGGAGGGCGCGGCTCGCGCTTGTTTGAACTCACCAATTGGCGAGCAAAGCCGGCGCTCTATTTTGGGGGCAAATATCGGATTATCGATTTTCCTTTGTCTAACTGCATTAATTCTGGCGTTCGCCGCGTCGGTGTCTTAACTCAGTACAAATCACATTCTCTCGTGCGTCACATCGTTCGCGGTTGGAGCCATTTTAAGAAAGAGCTGGGCGAATTCGTCGAAATTTTGCCCGCGAGTCAACGTTACTCGGATGATTGGTATCAAGGGACCGCGGACGCCATCTACCAGAATCTGGATATTATCCGTGCGGAAAAGCCCGAGTACGTGCTGATTCTGTCGGGCGATCACGTTTACAAGATGGACTACGGTGCCATGTTGGTCCGCCATGTTGAAAGCGGTGCTGATATGTCAGTTTGCTGTTTGGAGGTGCCGGTTGAAGAGGCTGCGGGCGCCTTTGGCGTGTTGGAAGTCGATGAAACTATGCGCGTGAAGAGTTTCCAAGAAAAACCCGCCGAGCCCGCTGAAATTCCGGGTAGCCCCGGGATCTGTTTGGCATCGATGGGCAACTACATCTTTAACACCCGGATGCTGTTTGATTTGCTGCTAGAAGATGCCGCAAGTGCCAAATCGAGTCATGACTTTGGTAACGATATTATTCCGTCGATGATTGAGCGGGCTCACGTGCAAGCCTACCCTTTTCGGGATTCACAGACCGGCGGGCAGGGCTACTGGCGCGACGTGGGTACCTTGGACTCGTTTTGGGAAGCCAATATGGAGTTGGTACATGCCACGCCGGCACTAAACATGTATGATCCCGACTGGCCGATTTGGACCTATCAGGAGCAGCTGCCCCCCGCAAAATTTGTGCATGACTACGATGGTCGACGTGGTGAGGCGATCGATTCGGTTGTGTCTGGTGGCTGTATTATCTCAGGCAGCACGGTTCGGCGATCGGTTGTGTTTTCTAATGTGCACATACACTCCCACGGGATGATTGAGTCAAGCGTGATATTGCCAGGCGTTGATATTGGCCGTGGCGTTAAATTGCGCAACGTTATCGTGGACAGAGGCGTCCGTGTGCCAGACGGTTTAGAGGTGGGCTTTGATATTGAACAGGACAAAGCCAATGGATTTAGGGTGTCGCCGAAAGGTCGAGTGTTGATTACCCGTGGAATGCTAGGGCAACCCGAAGGCTACGCCTAA